A segment of the Delphinus delphis chromosome 20, mDelDel1.2, whole genome shotgun sequence genome:
CCAAGGACTTGTGGTTAGACTTAACGGTAACCACCTGGTGGCTGGGATCAGGGAAGTCTCCCAGGGCTATCAGGAGCACCAAACTCACAGAAGCCTGCTCAGCACCCAGGGGTGTTCCTGACTGGTAGAGGGAATGTCTACCTGCACCGGCTCTGCTGTGGAAGGGCCAGGGCCAGGACGGGGGTGCTGGCGGGTTGCAAATCCTAACATATCACCTCAGTGATTCCTCTTCAACTTGGAATGGGTGTCACGGTTTGCTCAGGGAGATGCTGACTCTTCCGCCACATGGTGTGTTTGGACCCAAACCTTcatctgtctggctccaaagcccacactGTTCGTGATGAGATGATACACCTAGGAGGGGCCTTGTGCACAGGAGGGCAAGGTATGAGCCCTTGGTGACTGGCCGATCCTGGATGGAGATCAGGGGTGGAAGAATGACAGCCATCAAATCTCTGACAGCCTCCAGGCCTTGGGGCTCCCATGGACAAGCCCCTGGTGTCTACAGTCCATTCACTGTAGAGCCCCAAGGTGAGCCTGACCCAAGGGAGAGAAGACACCCCTGTGTGCAAAGTTGCAACAGGTAAGTTGGCTTGCCTCCTTCTAGGGGTGTGAGGGCTTTGGCTGATTCAAGAACACATCAGTCAAAAAAACGAGTTAATTGCTGACTAGAGGGAAGGATAGATACATGGtaaagcaaatataacaaaatacaaaTTGTAAAGTCTGCAGTGGGTATATAGGTGTTCAacttttttccagattttatgttttaaaattttcataataaaaatactgagGGAAAAAGCATAAACGGGGACCCAGGGATGTCCAGCCTGGAGTAGACCCTCCCCAGGGGTTGGGCAGACTCTAACAGTTCCAAAGCTCCAGGGGAGCTCAGCCATTCTCTCCCAAGGCAGGATGCTCCCACTAGCAACCTGCACCTGGGCTGACACTCAGTGGGTGCTCAGCAAAAGTCTGCTGGATAAATGTGTCATATTATCTCTCCCCACATGAGCCCTGTGATCCCTGGCACCCAGAAAACTTGGAGTCAATCCCCTTAGTGACAGCCCAACATGTGCAAACAGAAGCTCAGCATCATGTTAGCACCTCAGGTATGCCTGGTCATCAGAGGGGTTTCACAGGTAAAGGCATTGTAGGGGTGAGGAGTGAGAACTTGCCCTTGGAATCAGGGAGCAGCTCCTCCACCAGCATTTTAGCCATCAGTGGGGATGGGGGCGGTCTGACTGAGAGCTGTGGGCTGTGTCCTTGGCCACTGATGAGCCAGGTAAAGGCTCTATGTGGGGGCAATACATAGGGCCTTTTGGGTTGTACAACAGCCCTCAGTGGACTAGAGGGCAAGAGCAAGGCATGGGAGTGGTAGGGGGAGCCTCTGTAGTGTGGAGAGTCAGGAGGGGGGCTTTCCACTTTGAGCCTGTGATACTTCCCGGGGCTGGGGTTCTGGAGGGGTAGATGCCTAAGGTGATGGGTGAAGTGCACCCCTTAGGCTAGGCACTGAAGCCATGGGAGGAAGTGGCCCCTGCAGGGATACCTTAGGTACAGAGCCCTGCTGGCTGCTTGTCCCCCTCCACCCAGGAAGGACACAGCCATCTGTCTAGGTATTTGTGTTTTCTGGGTTTATTCCTCCTTGTTCCAAGCTCTAAGCCTCAGCCTACTTCACTCCACATCCATGGCCTGCACAGTTTCCTCCAGCAGCTCCAGGGTCAGCGGCATCACTGTCTCCGACAGGACAGCTGTGGTCCCAGGGGCAAAGCGGTACTGGCTGGACCTGGGAAGGAGAAAGGATGACCTCATCAAGTGGCCTGTCTTCTCTTTGCAGCCCCCTATTTCCCTTGCTACCACCCCATCCTCCCCTGTGATTCCCCCATCTCCTATGCTCCTACCTCTCTATAGGCTCTGTGGGAGAGCTCAGTGTTCGCAGCAGCTTGGCGCTGGTCCCAGTGATCACACATGCATCCACACTGCCCCCAGAGCCCAAGTCACCCAGGATCCCTGCAGTGATGGCTTCCACCAGCAGCTCCTGCGCTGCCTCCAGCtgtaaagatgtgtgtgtgtgtgtgtgtgtgagtcctGATGGACCCTTTAGTATCACCCTCAGGCTACAGCCTGGAGACTGTTAATCTTGAAGGCTGAACTATTTACCATTTTCTCACACCCAAACTCCTCTCTCTCCCTACATCCCCATCTCCACCCCAGGCTCCTCTACCCTGGTTTCAGTATCCCTCTTTCCAGAGACCCCAATGTTCCCACTGCCCCCATCTTCACAAACTTCTCTGAGTCACACTTGTGGCTCTGCTTCCAGTGGGCTATTCACCCACCCACAATCCCTGGctcactgtctttttctttctgggccATAAGCACCTATAAAGTGACATATGCCTTCTGCTTCCATCCACCCTAAACAAAATCCAGACTCCAGACCCCACCTGCTGTTCCCTTCTCCCTCAACACCAAATGGCCCTCTCTGAGTTTTGACTTCTGGGACAGTCCAAGCTTTGGCACTGTTGGAATAGCACTTCACCCTCACTCCACTGGACCCTCAGTCTCCACTCAGTCGTCACCTCCGAGAAGCCTAGCTCTAGAGTAGGCCAGGGTACCTCTGCGTTTCCCCAGCTCCCGGGTGTACACTTCCCACCAATGCACGCGTAGTGTGTGTGGGGGAGATGTCGCTCACCGTCATGTTCGGCTGGAACCGGTCCTCCAGCACTGCCAGGGCCGCATCCTGGCCGGAGCCTGCAGGCAGGAAGGGCATCGGAGGTCAGCCGCGGCCTCCCAGTCGCGGGATAAACGTTGAGGTCCCACGGGCGGGGTTCGCGGGAAGGGGGCGGAAGCACTCACCCTGGGCCGTGAAGGGCAGACGGCTGTAGGAGCCGTGGGGGTGCACGCAGTAGAGCTGCGGTCCGGTGAAGTCTACGCCGCCCACAATCAGCGAGGCGCCCACGTAGCCCCGGTACCTTTTCGCGGAGTGGGTGCGGTCAGTCGAACGCACAGGAATCTAGGTCCCGCCCCTCCTCGATAACACCCCTGCACCCGAGCCCCGCCCCTTCCCGTGGTCTGGCGCCCCGTGACCAACAGCGTTCCTTCCTGCCACTCTCTTAGCTCCTCTTAGGCCAGCCTCTTCCGGTCTCTCGGACCTCGAGGCCCCGCCCTTTCTCCTGTCAAGCCTCctctcagccctgccctccccgcaACTGCCCCTCCCCAGGATCATTTTAGCCCCGCCCCAGCACCGGAAGAGCGTCTGGCGCAAAGCGCGGGTGACCGTGGCCACGCGGGGCTCGCGGCCTGTGGACAGCGCGTGTAGCTCCATGTTAGACGCCGCCATCCGCGTGGTCATCTCTGCGTCCGCGGCAACTCCAGCCCCACAGCAGCTGAAGGCGAAGGGAGGGTTCGTGTGGGCGGGACTATGGATGTTCTGGGACCCGGGATGGGAACGAGGGGGCGGTTCTTGAGGGGGGAACTGGGCGGGGGAATGCTCACTAGATTTTAGGGGCGATGAAGTGGATCTTCTCGCAGCTCTGGTACGCCACGATCGAATCGTTAGTGGCCCGCGTATCCGCGCCCAGGATGACCCCgtcctgggggggagggggaggacccATTGGTTCAGTGCCCACCTCCCATACCCGGCCGCTCCTCTGAGTGTTACAATCCCAACGCCCTACTCACTCGGAACACAAGGCCTGCGATGGTGGTTCCGGTCTTGCGTGCATGAGGGACACGGAGCCCCGGGAGGGAGCGTTCTAAGGCTGCGTTTCTGGAAACGGAGGGGAGAAACCCAGCTTTCAGTTCTTCTGGGACCGTCATCACATCCCCTAACTCCGTCCCGGTTACCCTCACCTTTCGGGTAAGCCTGGGAACCCAAATCGTTCCACACACGTACCTTCCCCCACCCTCGCCCCCAGGAATTTTAAAGACCCTGGGGCTCCCACTCCCGGAAGCCCCCACTGAGGGCGTAGGCAGCTGGGGAACCAACCATCCCCCCACTCACCTCTCGCAGTTTTCGAAGGAGAAGCCCTTTTGAGGTTCTGGCGCTGTCTTCTGCATCTCCGGGTGGGCAGGGGGTCAGAGGAGTGGGATCAACACGGAGGAAGGCCGAAGCCTTGACCTCTCTCGGGCTGCACTACTGAGCTTCCTCCTTTCGCTTTCACCTTCCCTCAGAGCATGCCAGCCccttttttctgcatcttctctttcactttcaCCTTCAGCTCTGGTCCTAGGCAGCTTGGGAAGGGGGAGATGCCCCTTGCCTGGCTCTCCATGCTGCTCCTGGGCCCTCTGTCTGAACAGAGGGACAGATCCCTCCTCTCTGGCCACCGTCCAGCCTGAGCCCCGAGCTCTGCCCACCCTGACCCCAACTCTAACCTCAGGTCCCAATGTCCTGAGGCTGTCACATTGACCAGGTCTCTGTTATTGTTAGTGGCTTTCCAACAGCATCAGTCATGGCTGCCATTTGTCATTCTCCCAACTCCTGCCTCTCTTTTGCTACCTTTGCCTTCTTCCTAAAACCTCAAACACGGAGGCTCAGTCCTCGGCCAAGGTGATGCTGATCCTTCCGTCTTCCATGTCTCGGATGCTGTCTTCCCTCTCTCAAGAGGGGCACCGTAGGTGTCCATCTGGTGGCTCGTAGGCATGCTGGGCTCTACCCATGGCTAAGCCTTATTTCACATCCCAAATGACCCATTATCCACTTCTTTCTCCTACTTACTGCTTGTTTCAGCTAGCATCCTCTCCCCTGGACACTGCACTGGCCTCTCTGGTTTCCCCACActtcctgcccctcaccccccacccccaggctacACTCTGCCCTGCAGAGAGGGGGCTCTTTTCTAGATTGGAGATCTGGTCACACCCTTTCCCTGGTTAAACCCTGTATCAGCTGCATGCTGCTCTTAGGTTGAAACCAGTCTTTACAGTTACCCTTCTCATTCCATCTGATCTCAGCACAGGcaccacctcctctgggaagccttccctgacccatAAGAATCACCACCTTGTTCCTCCCTAACCTTTTCTCTCAGATCACTTAGCTCCATTAATTAAATCTTCAATATTGAAATGACCTATTTAGTGGCTGTCACTCTCCTAGATGCTAAACTCTTGTGCTTCTGTCACCCACCTAGCACTCAAAAGTCTCTGTCTAGAGGTGGGGTCTCACCTGCCCTTTTGGGAGCTAGGAGGGGCAGCTCAGATCTTCTCCATCCTGTACCCTAGGCTCCACGTACCCCCATTCTACAGCTGTGTGTGCAGCTCCCTCCAGTCCCCATGCccagagcagaggcaggcacagagaggctgcttaaataGCTCAACCAGAAGAGTGGGAAGCTGTATATCTCAAGGTGCCCAATTCAATCCCAGGCTCTAGCAAAGCTCTTCttgccctgtgctccacaaagcaACAGGTCTGCAGATGAATGAATCCTGGTGTGAGGACCCTAGTGCCTTTCCCTGAACCCATAACACACGTCAGGGGTTATAGCAGCAAAGGAAGGTCTTTATTCAGGGGGCATGGGCCTTGGGCTGGCAGTTGGGGGTACGGCGGTGCTATTTCGGTAGGTACCCAGCAGGATGGCATTGATGTGCTCCAGTGTCTGGTTGCTGAAGACCATATTGAGGTGCTGTACcccaggcagaggcagcaggTGCACAGGCTGCTGTTGGAGGCCCTGCCACTGGGCACAGAGCTCGGTGCTGCGCGTGGCCACAGTGTCATCCCCGTCCTCATAGAGCACACCCACAGGGTCCGTGTAGGGGAAGCCATGGTCAAAGATGTAGGTGCTGGGTGTGGGCAGGCCCACGCCATACAGACAGTATACTTCCACTCCAGGTGCTGGGAGCCCTGCCAGCAGGTCACGTGACTGTAACCACATGTACCAGCCTTCCTCAAAGTGCAGGTCTGTAAAGAAGCGCTGCAAGTCACGGCTTGTGTAGTTGAAGGTGGGGGTGGAAATGAACACGTGGTCCTCGGGCCATGCCTGGCTGGAGGGAAACATCCAGGGGGACGCTGTTGTCATGCGCTGCTCCTCTTTCAGCTTGATGCTGGACATGATTGGGATGCCTTGGTTGTCACCTGTGGACACAGAGCAAGGTAGGGCAGGGAGCCAGTCCTGGCTACCCCCGGCCCACAACTTGCCCCCCAGCCCAAGCTCAGCTGGATGCTCAACTTTGTCTTGCCCACTCCAAACATCAACTCCAAGTCATGGACTAGAACCGGCCTGGCAGTCAGGAGGGGCTCCATGTGTACTTGTTAAGTGAGAAGCCCTAGTGGCACCTCTGTGAGGCAGAGCTCTAGAGCTTCaacaggagggcagggaggggtttCCTGTGTGTGTGAACAGTGGGGGATGGTGCTGGCAGTTCTCTCAGGCAAGTGTCTGTCGGCCCCTGTGGCCTGTGCTGCACAGGGCTCAGAGCTGTGTTCTGGGAAGAATGAAATGAGACCAATCTCTGTTTGACACTCATTGATATAGTCTGGGGAGAGTTTCCTTCACTTAAGCTCCTAGGGGTAAGGCCACGTCTGGCTGTGCCCAGAATACAGTGGGTGCTCCGCAGGTGGTAGCTATGCCACTCCTTGGGGAAGGGCAAGAGGGGCTCCCGGGGTCTGGCCCTGGCTTAGGGCAGATCCCTGGGCAAAGGGGCTCCTGGGAGCAGAAGGCAGCCGAAGGCTGAGTGGGTAGGACCTGAGGCTACAAGGAACAGACCTCAGCAATGAGTCAGATTGCTGGGGTTAACTTCCTCTTTGTTTACTTCCCCTTTGTCATCGCTGAGACACTGTCGGGAGACACTCTAATGGTCCAGGCCAGGCTCACTGCTCTCAGAGGGCCAATGAAAGGGGCTGTGCCCCAGAGGTGGTAGACAACACCCCCAGCCTAGCACTGCGAGAAGAAACAGGAGTGAGGGCAGGCCCACGGTCAGCTTcattccaccccccacccctccccacggGACACAAGTGATCAGAGGCCCTCTCACCTGAGGCCAAGATTATCATGGGCTTGATGGAGCCACCCCAGGGAGCCCCAAGAGAGATGAAACCATCGATGAAGCGGTCCTTCCAGGCCTGGGGCTGGCGCAGTAAGAAATAGAGCAAGTGCAGGCAGCCAAGGCTGTGCCCGATGAGGAAGACAGGCCTTCTGTAGGTAGCGTGCATTTCCTCCACTAGCCCAGCAAGCTTCAGGTAGTACTCCTCCTGCTGGCCTGCAGGGGGGGGTGGATGGGTCAGCACAGCTGGGACTAGGGGCCACCTGCCCTGCCCCAAGCCCCCTGTGCACAGAGACACTCACTGGGCTCCAGCCGCCAGTCGTAGGGGGCGGCCCGCACCGTCTCATCCCGCACATACCCATTGTTGACCAGGTTCTGAACCAGTGTGTGCATGTAACCTGTGGGCGAGGCAGTGGCACTGGGGGTTCTGGCTGTGACTCCTTCAAGCCCACCAAGCCTAGAGCCCCACACTTTCCTGCAACACACACACCTGCCAACTTGCTGTTGTCCAGATACTCAACAGAGTAGGTCTTGCCAAAGCCGGGAACACGGATCTGTACACCGGGGGCATTGGATACTCGCCCAGAGCTGCGGTTGTAGACAACCCTGGGGGCAGTGGGACAGTCAGTGGAGCGGCAACCAAGGAGTAGGGTGGGGGGCTAGGCCAGAGGGGATGGTACGAACCTGGTGTTATCGATCCAGCAGTCTACCCCAACGGGTAGGAACATATTGAGATCCAGCCAGATGGTGAAAAAGTCGTCTGTCTTGCGGTAGCACATCCAGTTCaccacatttggtttatccaGCTTGGCTTCCAGCTGATTCCCCAGGCAGCCAGGCACTGCAGGCACCAGCCTTCACTCTGGATCCCTCCCATTTCCCTGCAGTGGACCCCACCCCGGTCTCACCTCCCCAACACTACAGTGACCAGCCCCGCCCCTTCATCTcccacaccctccacccccagggaTGAAGGACAAGACCCTCTCTTTCTGATCACATCCCCTGCCCCGTCCCCGCAAAGCCCAGGCTCCCCTCGGTCAGGGAAGGTACAGGGGCCAAGGCCACtgacccctgcccccaccaagcAAACATGTAGCGTGACTCTCCATCACTGCCAAAGTCCAAGGGGAGAACAAATAGTACAAGGGAGTGGGGCCGGGCCTAGGAGTAGGGGCAGGACCTGATGAGCCTCTCCTGCTCACCTGGGCTGGGCACCTTGTCCTTGCCGGGGTGGGGGCTGAGGAAGGAGTGGTGGGGCTTGGACCAGGGTCCGGTGGCTACAGCTGACCACAGCTTGTAATGCCCCGGCCAAGCCCTCAGGCACACCCACCCTCTACTCCACCCACCTCGGGGAGACAACTCCGAGACACGAGAACAGTGTGGTGCGAGAAGGGGTTGATTTCTCTGCAGGACAAGCCTTTGGCCCCTCCAGATGCTGAGGCAGGGATCAGGGCTAATGCAAGGGCAGAAGGGCCTCAGCAGGCTCTgctaccaggggctggggcccaggttccccAAGGTCTGCCCTGGTGTATCAGGGGCCTGGTGGGGGCTTACCGAGGATGACGGGCCGTGTGTGGTTACTGAGCTCAGCCTTGGGCGTGGTGTGCGGGGGGAAGAGCACATTGAAGAGCCAGAAGGGGGCGGCGGGGGGAAGCAGCagccccagcagcagcaggaccCACTGCCACGGGGAGCCGGGCGGCCCCATTCCAGCCCTTGTGCCTAGTGCCCAGTGAAGCAGTCCCGGGCTCGCCTTATCTGGAGTCGGGGTGGGAGGGGCCCCAGGGTCAGTGGGAGGGACAGCCTGGCCAGAGATTTCCGGAAAGGGGCACAGCCTCAGGGAGCCGGCTCTGGGCCTGGGTTCAGTTCCGCCTCCTTCCCTTGGTGCCAGGGGAAACAGAGCCGGGGCAGCGGGAGGCCCAGAAGTACACAATGTTTTATTGAAAAAAGTCAGGCTTCAGCTGGCTGGTTCCATTCAGCTCGGCTTGGTGGGAGTCCCTGCCCACAGTAGCCTGAGTCAGATCTTCCTGCAGGCCGGCTTGGCCAGACCCCTCCCTGGttgcccttccccttctctctgaTGGTGACATTCAAACAATAAATATGCAATAAATAGCGCTCCTGGGCCAGCTGCCTTCAAACCCCACATCAGCCCCCACCAGTCTTCTGAGTCAGGACAGGCGTCCTGGGGTGCTGGACAGGAAGTCCCCAAACCTCTCAGGGTCTTGCAGGACCTCGGATCCACCTCCATTGCCAGGTCTGGGCCCAGTCTCCAAGGAGACCTAGCAAAGCTgggtccagggcagggctgggcaaaGCAGGGCTGGCGGGCGGGTGCTGGGAGGGGGCTGTTTGTTACCCTGGATGCCTCCACTCTAGGCCACAAGTCTGTACTGGGCTCAGGAGTAGATGGTGATGACTTCACGGCCACCACCACGGACCAACAGCACCCGTTCGAGGCCCTCAGTCAGCACCTCCAGGAACTCCATGTCTGTAGGGCATTGAGTCAAGGAGGCAGCACCCAGGGAAGCACCAAGGGGCACCCAGGGAAGTTTCGCCCGTCAGTCAGAGCTGGGTGCCCTGGCACCCCCTCGGGTACCCAGGGAGAGGAGCTCCTGGCCTGACCTCACACACCGTCCACCTCCCCACTGTCCACCTCTTTACAAAGGGATACAGTTCTCATCGCCCTCGCTGTTCTTGGGTGGGCCAGGCATGTTCAGTAGGACTAGGCGGGCGTCATGGGAGCGTGTGACAATGACTTCATTGAGCTTCACAGCCGTGTGCATGCGCCGCACATTGGATTGGTCCCTGAAGATAATGCAGCTGAACATGGGCTCCGCCCCTGGCCCACCCACAGGGCTTGTctgcccccatcccacctccaatCCCAGACCCTAATGTGGCTGGGTCCATTTCTGCTGCACTCACGGCTTAATATGTACCAGCTCCCGGAAGTTGTCGGGGGCATGGCTGGGGTCCCAGGGCTCTGCTGCCATATATTTGTCCCGTGTCCATGTCATCTGGATCTTGTCAGTCCCAGCTGCAGACTCTTCCTCCTCGTCTGAGTACAGGCTCTCCAGCCGCAGGGCTGAGTGCCGGTCCTTGACCAGCTGGGCCTGAGGACAATCAGAGGAAGTCTCCTCGGTGCCATGGGAAAGGGTGGGCCTGGCTGGCCCAGCATGATCACCCAGCCTTAGGgaaatgggtggggctggggtgaaTCATTCTGATGCTCCCACCTGATGGCGTCTCCCAAGGCCTGACCCTGCCCTGGACGGAGAAGGCCACTGACCTCTCGCTCCCGCTCAGTCTTGGTCAGCCTCATCTGCCGCAGCATCTGGGAGCGCTGCTCCATCATCAGTGTCCGCTCGTAGGTATATGCAGAGATGTCGCTGTTATGCTGGGGAGAGGGTGAGCCATGAGGACCGCGCTACGTGGGGCAGGGTATCCACAGGGCTACGTCGGGCAGGTGGCTTACCATCTCCACCACTTCCACCTCTGCCTCGAGGCGCAGGTGGTACAGGAAGACAGCCAGATCCTTCTTCATCTGGATGCTGTTGTCATCCATCTGGGCCACCGTGAAGATGCGCATCCGGCACTTCCTCCAGACCTGTGGCAACAGAAGGTGGTGGTTCAATCACACCCCACCCCTTCAAGGGCCCAGCCCCTCTCACCGGGGCCCAACCGCCTGGCCCACCTTGTGCTGGCGTAACAGGAAGGGCAAGAGCATGAGCATGCCGCCGTCGTGGACAATCCACCACACATCGATGTGGCCCTCCAGGTAGCGCTCGTGGTTGCTGGGGTAGAAGGCGATGTTCTTGGGCACGAGCAGGGCCAGGTGGGCGGCCGTGGTGCAGCGCACGGtgtctggggaggaggggcactACTGATCATCAGCCTGTGACCCTCTGGCCTCTGTCCCCACTTGACCCCTGCCCCTGTCCTATGTGGTCGAGCCCAGGCCCTGACCCTCACGCACCAATAAAGGTCTTCCAGGCACGTGGGTCCTCACTCTGTCGCCAGCCGTAGGGCCAGCCCAGCACCACGGAGTTATGCCTCATGCCACCCAGGCCGCAAGACTGGATGAGGTGGGCCAGCCCCTCACGCACCTTGCTGGCCACCACCACCTGGCAGAAGCCCTTCACCTTCTCAATCTCCATCATGTTCTTGATTGTCTGTGGGGAACATAGCAGGGTCAAAAAGCAAGGCCATCAGCGTCCcctctgctgggctccccaccaAGGCCCCTAGGGCgcagagggtgggggtgggggaggagatgggggcaAGCTGCCCACCCAGAGGCCATGTTTTCAAGATGGGACAGTTATAACCCCCTTGCTCCAGCTCTCAGCTGGCAACAGTGCTGTCCACCTGGCTGGCTGTGCACCACCTGCAGCCCAGACATCTCTAGTCCAGCTCAGTGTCCTCCCAACACCACCCCCTTGCAGCAGGCACCTGCTCAGCGGCCTGGGCCTCGCCATAGCTCTCCAAGAAGCTGCCCTGGATGACAGAACCAACAATAGTCAGGCCCTTGCCGGCCTTAAGCTGGGAGGCGAAAGTGAGGAGCCGTGGGTACTTCACATGAAGATCCTCATCTAGCTTCAGCAGCACCAGCAGCTGAGGTCTGTGGTGGCCGAATGGAGAGGGAGCCTGAGACCAGGGCCAGAGGTTTCCAGGGAGCCCAGCTCCTTCCCTTCCTGGCTCACAGGCCCCTACACGTAGCAGTGATCCAAGGGCCAAATAAGCAGGATGGTGCCCCTGGCAACTCAGGACAGGGAGCACGGACTAGGGAGGGGGAGCCAGCACCTCTTGACTCTCCCACCCTCACAGTGCCCCCTGAGAACCTGGACTGGGCCCCACCAGGCCGGGCGTGACTCACCGCCAGTTCTTGGTGTGAGGAGGTCCCTCCTCTAGCCGCAGCAGTGCATAGCGGGCAGCACTCAGGGACAGGCCTCGGATCCCGTCGCCCCACTCCTTCTCAGCCCTGCAGAGGCCCCCACAAGCTGGTAAGCCCCTGGTCCCACCCAGGGGTTGTGTCCGTGTGTAGGTGAGATGAAGGGGCCAGGCCCGAATCAcagtcccccagccccagcaccACGGTGGCTAACAAAGGACGGCTCAGCTCCCCACAACCCAATGAAGAGTGGCCCAAAGGCCCCAAGCAGGTGGCAGCCCTCACTCACCCTTGGTACTCAATGTACTTGTAGATCATGCCGGCAATGAGCATGGCAACCAGGGCATAGTACCAGGACGAGACAAACATAAGAGCCAGGCAGAGGCTCATGCCCAGGAAGGACAGCGCCCTGGGCCAGAGAGTGGGAAAGGGCCAGAATCAGGGAGAGACCAATAGGGCCCCAGGCCCAGACCCCCAATCTCTCACCAATAGCAACTGCTGCCCAGAAAATTCAAACCCCATCCAGAATGGGGCTCCTGGCTTCCCCAATAGCTCTTGTGTCAGAGGAcctggctcaggggcccagctggcGCTTACCAGTGATAGTACTTGAACCGAGGCCGCCAGTTGGGAGTCCTTAGGAGCGTCTGCACAGCACAGGCCAGGTTCACAAACAGGTAACACATCAGAAAGAACCTGCAGCACAGGGAGTGGCTGGTACAGAGTGGCCTCCTTGGCAGCCAGGTACCTGATGTCCCTGCCCTTCCAGGCTGGGCCTGGATGAGGAACCAGGACATGTCATGGCCCTGCCGTGCACAGGCTCAGGCAGGTCTTCTCAGCCTCACCACACCCAGTCCCACAGCCTGATGCAGATGGGACACTGCAGCAGTGTCTGCAGAACCAGGTCTTAGAGGATGGGCAAGTGTTcacaggcagaggaggggagggggctgctggcAGGGGGAACAGCTGTGGAAGAGGATGGTATCAAGGAGGGCTCAGCGTCTGGAGACGGCTAGACAACAGTCAGGCCTCTGGCCTGGGTGACCAGTTGGATGAGGGGCTGTCATGAATGTGGGGAGAGTGGGTCAGGGGAAGACAACAAGGGCCATTTTGAATCACTGAGTTAAAGACACTTGAGGGACACTGCGGTGGGTGTGGG
Coding sequences within it:
- the PSMB10 gene encoding proteasome subunit beta type-10 isoform X2; amino-acid sequence: MQKTAPEPQKGFSFENCERNAALERSLPGLRVPHARKTGTTIAGLVFRDGVILGADTRATNDSIVAYQSCEKIHFIAPKIYCCGAGVAADAEMTTRMAASNMELHALSTGREPRVATVTRALRQTLFRYRGYVGASLIVGGVDFTGPQLYCVHPHGSYSRLPFTAQGSGQDAALAVLEDRFQPNMTVQPVPLCPWDHSCPVGDSDAADPGAAGGNCAGHGCGVK
- the PSMB10 gene encoding proteasome subunit beta type-10 isoform X1 — its product is MQKTAPEPQKGFSFENCERNAALERSLPGLRVPHARKTGTTIAGLVFRDGVILGADTRATNDSIVAYQSCEKIHFIAPKIYCCGAGVAADAEMTTRMAASNMELHALSTGREPRVATVTRALRQTLFRYRGYVGASLIVGGVDFTGPQLYCVHPHGSYSRLPFTAQGSGQDAALAVLEDRFQPNMTLEAAQELLVEAITAGILGDLGSGGSVDACVITGTSAKLLRTLSSPTEPIERSSQYRFAPGTTAVLSETVMPLTLELLEETVQAMDVE
- the LCAT gene encoding phosphatidylcholine-sterol acyltransferase, which translates into the protein MGPPGSPWQWVLLLLGLLLPPAAPFWLFNVLFPPHTTPKAELSNHTRPVILVPGCLGNQLEAKLDKPNVVNWMCYRKTDDFFTIWLDLNMFLPVGVDCWIDNTRVVYNRSSGRVSNAPGVQIRVPGFGKTYSVEYLDNSKLAGYMHTLVQNLVNNGYVRDETVRAAPYDWRLEPSQQEEYYLKLAGLVEEMHATYRRPVFLIGHSLGCLHLLYFLLRQPQAWKDRFIDGFISLGAPWGGSIKPMIILASGDNQGIPIMSSIKLKEEQRMTTASPWMFPSSQAWPEDHVFISTPTFNYTSRDLQRFFTDLHFEEGWYMWLQSRDLLAGLPAPGVEVYCLYGVGLPTPSTYIFDHGFPYTDPVGVLYEDGDDTVATRSTELCAQWQGLQQQPVHLLPLPGVQHLNMVFSNQTLEHINAILLGTYRNSTAVPPTASPRPMPPE